A region of Mauremys mutica isolate MM-2020 ecotype Southern chromosome 2, ASM2049712v1, whole genome shotgun sequence DNA encodes the following proteins:
- the HRH4 gene encoding histamine H4 receptor gives MLNICFSVYSILLIFFIFINSYCTVSSEKSLKWMDNMYSKCAEGQNMTSSTPNLEPKFTLVVLVLLAVLMVLIALITVLGNGLVVLAFLVNKDLRHRSNYLFLNLAISDFLVGAFCIPLYIPYVLTGKWMFGRLLCKLWLVIDYLMCTASAFSIVLISYDRFLSVTKAVTYRIQQGMMSKTVVKMVAVWVFAFLIYGPAILIWDHVAGYSIILDGECNAEFYYNWYFLLCASTFEFFTPCISVAYFNMHIYRDIQKRKRNRLQSTVNISKQVSVPPTGNNVLMADHCSLKEDVSSPDSETEDSLSTSRTQVQSAVTDGSHQSRGYSITPDNDQSVALTAKTRSKLNRDKKIAKSLAIIVCVFAICWAPYSLLMIIRAACCGECVNQVLYEITFWLLWLNSSVNPFLYPLCHVRFRKAFMKILWPKRFVI, from the exons ATGCTCAATATTTGTTTTTCAGTATACAGTatcttattaattttttttatcttcatTAACAGTTACTGTACTGTTTCTTCAGAAAAGAGCCTGAAGTGGATGGACAATATGTATAGCAAATGTGCTGAAGGTCAAAACATGACTTCATCCACACCGAACTTGGAACCAAAATTTACATTGGTTGTTTTGGTATTACTGGCAGTTCTAATGGTTTTGATAGCTCTTATTACAGTGCTTGGAAATGGCTTGGTTGTCCTGGCTTTTTTGGTGAACAAAGATCTTCGGCATCGAAGTAATTATTTATTTCTTAATCTTGCTATTTCAGACTTTCTAGTCG GTGCATTCTGTATCCCCCTGTATATCCCTTACGTCCTGACAGGCAAGTGGATGTTTGGAAGACTTCTCTGCAAACTCTGGCTAGTTATAGACTATCTTATGTGCACAGCTTCAGCATTTAGCATTGTCCTTATCAGCTATGATCGGTTCCTGTCAGTTACCAAAGCA GTGACATATAGGATTCAACAGGGAATGATGTCAAAGACTGTTGTTAAGATGGTGGCAGTCTGGGTTTTTGCATTCTTAATCTATGGCCCCGCAATCCTCATTTGGGATCATGTGGCTGGCTACAGCATCATACTCGATGGAGAATGCAATGCTGAATTCTACTACAACTGGTACTTTCTCCTGTGTGCTTCAACCTTTGAATTCTTCACACCTTGTATCTCTGTGGCCTATTTCAACATGCACATCTACCGGGATATACAAAAACGCAAGAGAAACAGGCTCCAGAGcacagtcaacatcagcaaacAGGTGTCTGTACCTCCAACAGGAAACAATGTCTTGATGGCTGACCATTGCTCTTTGAAGGAAGACGTTTCTTCTCCTGATTCAGAAACAGAGGACAGTCTTTCTACTTCCAGGACACAGGTGCAGTCAGCGGTGACTGATGGTTCACATCAGTCCAGAGGCTATTCCATAACCCCTGACAATGATCAGTCAGTAGCCCTGACAGCGAAGACCAGGTCAAAATTGAACAGGGACAAAAAAATTGCTAAGTCACTTGCCATAATTGTCTGTGTCTTTGCCATTTGCTGGGCACCATATTCATTACTTATGATAATTCGCGCAGCCTGCTGTGGAGAGTGTGTCAACCAAGTCTTGTATGAAATAACATTTTGGCTTTTGTGGCTTAATTCCTCTGTAAATCCTTTCCTCTACCCTCTCTGCCATGTTAGGTTTCGGAAGGCTTTCATGAAAATATTGTGGCCAAAAAGGTTTGTGATATAG